One genomic segment of Ignavibacteria bacterium includes these proteins:
- a CDS encoding T9SS type A sorting domain-containing protein gives MKITIRSIISLCAILIFTEIIAAHSFSSQGIELIHQKYKSGEISFRDYLMNKIFFVFDKDKLDSQFKFANDYPAKCATEMIIEFNQNKEKLSLSDIALIEKYLFPKEPLTPLAIYDSPGGKFRLTYETTGTNGVPAADGNSNGIPDYVEWIASYFDYSWAHQIDTMGYLAPPIGTGKYAISFESMGAYGYTEVVSGQLTRIVMHNNFLGFPPNTDPEGQQKGAAKVTAAHEFKHAHQIMYANWSDPPWFIELDATWMEDIAYDATNDYYNYITSSGSPFTSPGASLDAGQGYEDCNWMLYLCEKNNNLLNRRIWLRRQTNPGENMFTTFNTVLSSFYSTTFNDAFREYIVWNFLTNSRATTTHPVYGEATAYPLASLCRTVTTYPHNSTNCTITKYSANFIRLNPVANSNSLYISFNGANSPHVFKVSVVTRTNAGQVQSAEISLNADNDGNYLIPIANNNLDYAGLCIAVVSSSTGPTFSYSVAEQTGSSASINILSGWNLMSVPVAAANMEFTSLFSEATSNAYYYDVGYTIGTTAVLGKGFWLKFPSAQTKSIFGTPQSSITVNVTSGWNIVGPLHVDIPAANVTTNPSGIITSPFYGYNSGYQTATTLEKGKSYWVKVSATGTMTMPTTLSKEIQSTNQELPSLNELTKLIFTNAAGEVRVLYISHDKMRTSLELPPIPPAGVFDVRFDNNSFISDLSSIKGIINLNSMNYPITLKIENSNSEFVITDLVDGKIVNSKLTAGEQITISNSAINKLRITQNFIPSEFALFQNYPNPFNPSTVISYQLSAVSHVTLKVYDMLGREIAVLVNEIQELGKYNSQFSIIPSDRQVLNSPLTSGIYIYQLKAGEFSASKKLVLMK, from the coding sequence ATGAAAATCACGATAAGAAGCATAATCTCACTTTGTGCAATTTTAATTTTCACTGAAATTATTGCTGCACATTCATTTTCATCACAGGGCATTGAGCTGATTCATCAAAAGTATAAATCGGGAGAAATTTCTTTCCGTGATTATTTGATGAATAAAATTTTCTTTGTATTCGATAAAGACAAATTGGATTCTCAATTCAAATTTGCAAATGATTATCCTGCGAAGTGTGCAACTGAGATGATAATTGAATTTAATCAGAACAAAGAAAAACTTTCTTTATCAGATATTGCATTAATCGAAAAATATCTCTTCCCGAAAGAACCGCTGACTCCATTAGCAATTTATGATTCTCCTGGCGGGAAATTTCGACTCACTTATGAAACTACCGGAACGAATGGAGTTCCGGCTGCAGATGGAAATTCGAACGGTATTCCGGATTATGTTGAATGGATCGCTTCATATTTTGATTATTCTTGGGCACATCAAATCGATACGATGGGATATTTAGCTCCGCCAATCGGTACAGGCAAGTATGCCATCTCATTCGAATCAATGGGGGCTTATGGTTATACGGAAGTTGTGTCCGGGCAATTAACGAGAATTGTAATGCATAATAACTTTCTTGGTTTCCCCCCAAATACCGATCCGGAAGGTCAGCAAAAAGGTGCTGCAAAGGTTACTGCTGCCCATGAATTTAAACATGCACATCAAATCATGTATGCAAATTGGAGTGATCCACCATGGTTTATTGAGCTTGATGCAACCTGGATGGAAGACATTGCCTACGATGCAACAAATGATTACTACAATTATATAACAAGCTCAGGTTCACCATTCACTTCACCAGGTGCTTCACTCGATGCTGGGCAGGGTTATGAGGATTGCAATTGGATGCTCTACTTGTGTGAAAAAAATAACAATCTTTTGAATCGAAGAATTTGGCTGCGGCGCCAAACTAATCCCGGTGAAAATATGTTCACAACATTTAATACAGTTCTCTCATCATTCTACAGCACGACATTCAACGATGCATTTCGTGAATATATTGTCTGGAATTTTTTAACGAACTCCAGAGCGACCACAACTCATCCAGTTTATGGTGAAGCAACTGCCTATCCACTAGCTTCACTCTGCAGAACCGTAACAACTTATCCGCATAATTCAACAAATTGTACAATAACGAAATATTCTGCGAACTTCATTCGGTTAAATCCAGTAGCCAACTCTAACAGTCTGTACATATCTTTCAATGGAGCAAACTCGCCGCACGTTTTCAAAGTTTCGGTTGTAACTCGCACAAATGCCGGGCAAGTGCAATCAGCGGAAATTTCCCTTAATGCGGATAATGATGGGAATTATTTAATTCCAATTGCCAATAATAATCTTGATTATGCAGGACTTTGTATCGCTGTCGTCTCAAGCAGTACCGGCCCTACATTTTCATATTCTGTAGCGGAACAAACCGGTTCATCGGCTTCGATCAATATTCTTTCTGGTTGGAACTTGATGAGTGTTCCAGTTGCAGCTGCAAACATGGAATTTACAAGTCTATTTTCAGAAGCAACCTCGAATGCTTACTATTATGATGTCGGATATACAATCGGAACTACAGCCGTGCTCGGAAAAGGATTTTGGTTGAAGTTCCCATCTGCACAAACTAAGAGTATTTTTGGTACACCTCAATCTTCAATTACTGTGAATGTGACATCAGGTTGGAATATTGTTGGACCTTTGCATGTCGATATTCCTGCAGCAAATGTTACTACAAATCCTTCTGGAATTATTACTTCTCCCTTCTATGGTTACAACAGTGGTTATCAAACTGCGACTACTCTTGAAAAAGGAAAGAGCTACTGGGTGAAAGTTAGTGCCACTGGAACAATGACAATGCCAACGACACTCTCAAAAGAAATCCAATCTACGAATCAAGAATTGCCTAGTCTTAATGAATTGACAAAATTGATTTTCACAAATGCTGCTGGTGAAGTTCGAGTACTTTACATTTCGCATGATAAAATGAGAACAAGTTTAGAATTACCGCCAATCCCCCCCGCCGGAGTTTTCGATGTTCGCTTCGATAATAATTCGTTTATTAGTGATTTGAGCAGCATTAAAGGAATAATTAATCTGAACAGTATGAATTATCCTATAACACTCAAAATTGAGAACAGCAATTCAGAATTTGTAATTACTGATCTCGTTGATGGAAAAATAGTTAATTCTAAACTTACTGCTGGTGAACAAATAACAATTTCAAATTCTGCAATTAATAAATTGAGAATTACTCAGAATTTTATCCCAAGCGAATTCGCTTTATTCCAAAACTATCCGAATCCGTTTAATCCGAGTACAGTGATCAGCTATCAACTTTCAGCAGTCAGCCATGTTACTCTCAAAGTTTATGATATGCTCGGACGAGAGATAGCAGTACTTGTTAACGAAATTCAAGAGCTTGGAAAATATAATTCTCAATTCTCAATCATCCCAAGCGACAGACAAGTTCTAAATTCTCCATTGACAAGCGGTATATATATTTATCAACTAAAAGCTGGAGAATTTTCAGCATCGAAGAAATTAGTATTAATGAAATAA
- a CDS encoding T9SS type A sorting domain-containing protein yields MFKCITTLLIFLVLFSINISLCQTGSWDPAGAALSYPRTLLKSSEISNVRTSLTTPHIQYLFERVYNSAVSEIPLGNSTTSDRMERGHIAKNAAFVVLMEKKDSSGNIVDLPPSERNNLITKTISILDNINTNVEAFGLSSGYEQWQWRTKEMIDFFSAYDLLRGAGVADLLLTIAKSKLQTFAGNLYKEAAVKQVFGFTFFGYVKNNHALMAAAALGFAAVVLNHATSEDANFQPVNWINASIWNMDNVLWKDVERVSEPAVVAGYSEGPHYFRYAFLNCLPFIRALGNFLPDNSYSFSYLGNSSTVRNPFFDPNYDLLYDWIVKIKMPDGRYPALDDTFINESMPELAITGKSKYHWPLYIGNISASNSLSGQLRSSSTDMRANYIAANLPFTQTNEKLFQALPDAGSLVFRSSWDSSATYMHILAENGNAKSTGGHNHADVTSFIIYAHEQLLALDPGYVKYNRREEVGNATNHNMILVDGAGPPIGVPGNPNDADGFIENTFDTKMLDYGEARTNYLETDILRKALFVRDKYFIICDFLKSSASHNFTWQLHGYGLEGGTTEGVFVSDFINHQGRWTKNDATLLAHVTANGGASSYSTLMNKHEFNYDSTENHTTMLVHKNSVNNTHFLSTLFPYKGSGPSISTLSHPNFSILKTVDGNFIDLAAAKQDTSERTITASTSGLSKDLKTNAILFHFSFDNTNTVRQIFVDSGSVFRFGTDDLFRSNKKIDFTFQKIDSANHSGYSSAASIVELLLEHSPVGFVGDHIVSYSYNFTEKKLTIEFSAASNFSLNTYGPVGVKDEQNQPAKFILYQNYPNPFNPSTVISYQLSAVSHVTLKVYDLLGREVTVLVDEIKDAGFYHFPFSIRQLTDHFPLPSGIYFYQLRTGSRVETKKMMLLR; encoded by the coding sequence ATGTTCAAGTGCATAACAACTCTTCTGATTTTTCTTGTTTTGTTCTCTATTAATATTTCACTCTGTCAAACTGGCAGCTGGGATCCAGCTGGTGCTGCTCTTTCATATCCTAGGACTCTTCTTAAATCTTCAGAGATTTCAAATGTCCGCACTTCATTAACAACTCCACATATCCAATATCTATTCGAAAGAGTTTATAATTCTGCTGTTTCGGAAATTCCTCTTGGGAATTCAACAACAAGTGACCGCATGGAACGTGGACATATTGCTAAAAATGCTGCATTTGTTGTATTGATGGAGAAAAAAGATTCAAGCGGGAATATTGTTGATCTTCCGCCAAGTGAAAGAAACAATTTGATCACGAAGACGATATCAATACTCGACAATATCAATACTAATGTTGAAGCGTTTGGACTTTCAAGCGGATATGAGCAATGGCAGTGGCGGACAAAAGAGATGATCGATTTTTTCTCGGCATATGATCTCTTACGAGGTGCTGGTGTAGCTGATTTGTTATTAACAATAGCAAAAAGCAAACTGCAAACCTTTGCTGGAAATCTTTATAAAGAAGCTGCTGTTAAACAGGTTTTTGGATTTACATTTTTCGGTTATGTGAAAAACAATCATGCACTTATGGCGGCGGCTGCACTCGGATTTGCTGCTGTAGTTTTGAATCATGCGACAAGTGAAGATGCTAATTTTCAGCCTGTTAATTGGATCAATGCTTCAATCTGGAATATGGATAATGTACTTTGGAAAGATGTAGAAAGGGTATCAGAGCCCGCCGTCGTAGCTGGTTATTCCGAAGGTCCGCATTATTTTAGATACGCTTTTTTGAATTGTCTGCCGTTTATTCGAGCGCTTGGAAATTTTCTTCCGGATAATTCATATTCATTTTCATATTTGGGAAATTCAAGTACAGTCCGTAATCCATTCTTCGATCCAAATTACGATCTGCTTTACGATTGGATAGTAAAAATTAAAATGCCCGATGGAAGATATCCCGCGCTTGATGATACTTTTATAAATGAATCGATGCCGGAATTAGCAATAACTGGTAAATCGAAATATCACTGGCCTCTTTATATCGGAAATATTTCTGCAAGCAATTCGCTATCCGGTCAGCTCCGTTCATCGAGTACAGATATGAGGGCAAATTACATTGCGGCAAATTTACCATTCACACAAACGAACGAAAAACTTTTTCAAGCATTGCCAGATGCTGGAAGCTTAGTGTTCAGATCATCGTGGGATTCTTCAGCAACTTACATGCACATCTTAGCAGAAAATGGAAATGCTAAAAGCACAGGCGGACATAATCATGCCGATGTAACGAGTTTCATAATTTATGCTCATGAACAGTTATTAGCGCTTGATCCGGGTTATGTAAAATATAATCGTAGAGAAGAAGTTGGGAATGCAACAAATCACAATATGATACTTGTCGATGGTGCAGGTCCTCCGATTGGCGTACCCGGAAATCCAAATGATGCCGATGGTTTCATCGAAAATACGTTTGATACAAAAATGCTCGATTACGGAGAAGCGCGAACCAATTATCTAGAAACCGATATTCTCCGCAAAGCTCTTTTTGTGAGAGATAAATATTTTATTATTTGTGATTTTCTAAAATCTTCAGCATCCCATAATTTTACCTGGCAGCTTCATGGATACGGATTAGAAGGCGGCACAACCGAAGGTGTATTCGTTTCTGATTTTATTAATCACCAGGGAAGATGGACCAAAAATGATGCAACTCTTTTGGCTCATGTAACAGCAAATGGAGGTGCAAGCAGTTATTCAACTTTAATGAATAAACATGAGTTTAATTATGATTCTACGGAAAATCATACAACAATGCTGGTTCATAAAAATAGTGTTAACAACACACATTTTCTTTCGACATTATTTCCATATAAGGGATCAGGACCAAGTATTTCTACTTTATCACATCCGAATTTTTCTATCTTAAAAACTGTAGACGGAAATTTTATCGACTTAGCAGCAGCAAAACAAGACACATCAGAAAGAACCATAACAGCTTCGACTTCTGGTTTGAGTAAAGATTTGAAAACGAACGCAATCTTATTTCATTTCTCATTCGATAATACTAATACGGTTCGACAAATCTTTGTTGATAGCGGTTCGGTTTTCAGATTTGGAACAGACGATTTATTCCGTTCAAATAAAAAAATTGATTTCACTTTTCAGAAAATCGATTCTGCCAATCATTCAGGATATTCAAGTGCAGCATCGATAGTGGAATTATTACTTGAACACTCACCAGTTGGATTCGTCGGAGATCATATTGTATCCTACTCGTACAATTTCACAGAAAAAAAATTAACAATCGAATTTTCTGCTGCATCTAATTTTTCGCTGAACACTTACGGTCCAGTTGGAGTTAAAGATGAACAGAATCAGCCGGCTAAATTCATTCTATATCAGAACTATCCGAATCCGTTTAATCCGAGTACAGTTATCAGCTATCAGCTTTCAGCTGTCAGTCATGTTACGCTCAAAGTCTATGATTTACTAGGAAGGGAAGTTACAGTTCTTGTTGATGAAATTAAAGATGCGGGATTTTATCATTTTCCATTTTCCATCCGTCAGCTGACGGATCATTTTCCATTGCCCAGTGGTATTTACTTTTATCAACTTCGAACCGGTTCTCGTGTAGAAACGAAGAAAATGATGCTGCTAAGATAA